The following are from one region of the Etheostoma spectabile isolate EspeVRDwgs_2016 chromosome 2, UIUC_Espe_1.0, whole genome shotgun sequence genome:
- the nansa gene encoding N-acetylneuraminic acid synthase a translates to MVPVGFHTPPKRFPLVQFPLNNYFHWLFRVSFSVSKMPLKFELCPGRMIGGNHPCFIIAEIGQNHQGDIEIAKKMIKMAKDSGADCAKFQKSELQYKFNKRALERPYNSKHSWGKTYGEHKRHLEFNHEQYRELQKYAQEVGIFFTASGMDEMAVEFLHELNVPFFKVGSGDTNNFPYLEKTAKKGRPMVVSSGMQSMETMRQVYKIVKEHNPNFAILQCTSAYPLEAEDVNLKVLTEYQKEFPDIPIGYSGHESGINISVAAVALGAKVIERHVTLDKTWKGSDHEASLVPSELAELVRSIRLVERALGDGVKRMLPCEKPCHDKLGKSLVAKVKIPKGTVLTQDMLTVKVAEPMGVPAEDIFQLVGKTVTEDVEEDESVLPEVVDTYCKKKKC, encoded by the exons ATGGTTCCGGTCGGCTTCCACACTCCACCTAAACGCTTCCCGCTCGTCCAGTTTCCGCTAAATAACTACTTTCACTGGTTGTTTCGCGTTTCTTTTTCTGTGTCCAAAATGCCTTTAAAGTTCGAGCTGTGTCCCGGTAGAATGATCGGAGGAAATCACCCGTGCTTCATCATTGCTGAAATCGGACAAAATCACCAGGGAGACATCGAAATTGCCAAGAAAATGATCAAAATGGcaaag GACAGTGGTGCTGATTGTGCCAAATTCCAGAAGAGTGAATTACAGTACAAATTCAACAAGAGAGCCTTGGAGCGCCCCTACAATTCAAAGCACTCCTGGGGGAAAACTTACGGTGAACACAAGCGCCACCTAGAGTTCAACCATGAGCAGTACAGGGAACTGCAGAAATATGCCCAGGAGGTGGGAATCTTCTTCACTGCCTCTGGGATGGATGAG ATGGCAGTGGAGTTCCTCCATGAGCTCAATGTGCCTTTCTTTAAAGTGGGCTCTGGAGACACCAATAACTTCCCCTATCTGGAAAAGACTGCCAAGAAAG GACGTCCTATGGTGGTGTCCAGTGGGATGCAGAGCATGGAAACAATGCGTCAGGTCTACAAGATAGTGAAGGAGCACAACCCAAACTTCGCCATTCTGCAGTGCACCAGCGCCTATCCTCTGGAAGCTGAAGACGTCAACCTCAAAGTGCTGACG GAGTACCAGAAAGAATTTCCAGATATTCCCATTGGGTATTCCGGCCACGAGTCTGGGATCAATATTTCAGTTGCGGCTGTAGCTCTGGGGGCAAAGGTTATCGAGCGCCATGTAACCTTGGACAAGACGTGGAAAGGAAGTGACCATGAAGCCTCGCTGGTGCCCAGTGAGCTAGCTGAGCTTGTCCGTTCCATCAGATTGGTGGAGAGGGCACTGGGGGATGGCGTCAAAAGGATGTTACCTTGTGAGAAGCCGTGTCATGATAAG ctGGGTAAGTCCTTGGTGGCCAAAGTGAAGATCCCCAAAGGGACCGTCCTGACTCAGGACATGTTGACCGTGAAGGTGGCCGAGCCCATGGGGGTCCCGGCCGAGGACATCTTCCAGCTGGTCGGTAAGACTGTGACGGAGGACGTGGAGGAGGACGAAAGCGTCTTGCCAGAGGTGGTGGATACGTACTGCAAGAAGAAGAAGTGCTGA